A window from Candidatus Poseidoniia archaeon encodes these proteins:
- a CDS encoding site-2 protease family protein, translating to MPTPEEDPRGYAERRGWKVLESRWDGSAHLLLVEERPDLATAFEELRLDLKGEPGGVRLHPMLRRAGGELLLVLLPQTRRKTRSERTNLYLLLATIFTTTWAGTLFWAGYAGSYELRSGWDLLLILLHPETLFYGWLTFSLPLLTILGIHEMGHYVYARKHNLDASLPFFIPIPPPLLLGTMGAFIAIREPIPNRRALLDVGASGPIAGFLAALPITLLGFWLTEQAAREAPVDPGNLIFLGTPLAFNLLATLAAQFMTLSDNYLIHPVAFAGWAGLLVTALNLLPAGQLDGGHIARALFGPRARLLSYLAIAVMLFMAFFGVPGYSDPYFGWAIFAGLVYFLGAEHPPPSEEITPLDTPRWFAAGFTGVMLLLCFVPSPLMTIPSPFGLEMEAAEGELEFAAGGSNSTIIWVNNTGEVHDNLTLALKLPVNWSATLDVTNVTSGTGWLNPDNTTFSDVAWQPDPFNWTLNLTAGASAQLLLELVAPASLSEPAQALLEADSRNEAIYTLRLSLLPEAEA from the coding sequence ATGCCCACTCCGGAGGAGGACCCGCGTGGCTACGCCGAGCGGCGCGGCTGGAAAGTGCTCGAATCGCGCTGGGACGGCTCGGCGCACCTGCTGCTGGTCGAGGAGCGGCCCGACCTCGCTACAGCGTTCGAGGAGCTGCGGCTCGACCTGAAGGGAGAGCCGGGCGGGGTGCGGCTGCACCCGATGCTGCGCCGCGCCGGGGGGGAGCTGCTGCTGGTGCTGTTGCCGCAGACGCGGCGCAAAACTCGCTCCGAGCGCACCAACCTCTATCTGCTGCTGGCGACCATCTTCACCACCACCTGGGCCGGGACGCTCTTCTGGGCCGGCTACGCCGGGAGCTACGAGCTGCGGAGCGGCTGGGACCTGCTGCTCATCCTGCTCCACCCCGAGACGCTCTTCTACGGCTGGCTCACCTTTTCTCTGCCGCTGCTGACCATCCTTGGCATCCACGAGATGGGACACTACGTCTACGCACGCAAGCACAACCTCGACGCGTCGCTGCCCTTCTTCATCCCCATCCCGCCGCCGCTGCTGCTCGGGACCATGGGCGCCTTCATCGCCATCCGCGAGCCGATTCCCAACCGCCGGGCGCTGCTGGATGTCGGCGCCAGTGGCCCCATCGCGGGCTTCCTCGCCGCCCTGCCAATCACGCTGCTCGGCTTCTGGCTCACCGAGCAGGCGGCGCGCGAGGCGCCGGTCGACCCGGGTAACCTGATTTTCCTCGGCACCCCGCTGGCGTTCAACCTGCTCGCCACGCTCGCCGCGCAGTTCATGACGCTGAGCGATAACTACCTCATCCATCCGGTCGCGTTTGCTGGCTGGGCGGGGCTGCTGGTGACTGCGCTCAACCTGCTCCCGGCGGGACAGCTCGACGGTGGCCACATCGCGCGCGCACTGTTCGGCCCGCGCGCGCGATTACTCTCCTATCTCGCCATCGCGGTGATGCTCTTCATGGCGTTCTTCGGCGTGCCGGGCTACTCGGACCCATATTTCGGCTGGGCCATCTTCGCTGGGCTAGTCTATTTTCTCGGTGCCGAGCACCCGCCACCATCGGAGGAAATCACGCCGCTCGACACCCCACGTTGGTTCGCCGCCGGCTTCACCGGTGTAATGCTGCTGCTCTGCTTTGTCCCGTCGCCGCTGATGACTATCCCGTCGCCGTTCGGGCTGGAGATGGAGGCCGCCGAAGGGGAGCTGGAGTTTGCCGCTGGCGGTTCGAACTCGACCATCATCTGGGTCAATAACACTGGCGAGGTGCACGACAACTTGACGCTGGCACTGAAGCTACCGGTCAACTGGAGCGCGACGCTGGACGTGACGAACGTGACCTCCGGCACCGGATGGCTTAATCCTGACAACACCACTTTCAGCGACGTGGCGTGGCAGCCGGACCCGTTCAACTGGACGCTAAACCTGACCGCCGGCGCATCAGCACAGCTGCTACTTGAACTGGTTGCGCCGGCGAGCCTCAGCGAGCCGGCGCAGGCGCTGCTCGAAGCCGACAGCCGTAACGAGGCGATCTACACGCTGCGGCTATCGCTGCTGCCGGAGGCGGAGGCGTGA
- a CDS encoding CARDB domain-containing protein, producing MRLHLALALLAAGALLLLAQPAEGASADAETPLYLKRDGLGNTFKLNAKEPQENRLGWWSCSEELNQQGTFYPLSTWEQGLGGQVELGESYTFTIWVESTNVQEITIRSTLYLFVVDEGGNATRHNLSREEVSEEAEAFPPGTTLNGNYTVGPDSELSLDYGDYHIVPAFSTIGIELETSITWAPDTENRTVYIKADSPDFNSQIMVRMQPVFLNPEVFFSNDRTDEPGEDSLYIKASVVDALGVIDDSGSGSVADLDLGSFSLEIEGVSGGGNFNDSVRVRDQHPFAKYIEGRWQYQQDSGISSGTYQITISVTDMRGNIWEESVSYDLTVDEFAIELEHEDGGGGTYDLQLPRGGKVEYRVKVWNRGNTADSFEIEVDDGSLPSGWEATLLTPGEFDLPVDQYDYARVRIEAPDGAAGGSSATARLEVTSLNDGSVSERMDLRATVRTYGAAISGLDARIAIDPEALDIDGLYRFPVGVRNTGNDRDSYDVTAIIGRGDWTVRIEEGGQAVNTITVDRSKTKQLEIVLKPVNFENSMGDEVDFRFSAESVPPGDGSALFEAKLVVEIPIERVIDLMIVAVDLQVNGRPYAQLMPGDLQAGAPVQFQLVVKNLGGRGADPFSVKLYVAGRVEASYSVDMGLAGFGEALVLLEWSKPAAGLATLRITADPDLAIDDERNRADNSFSLSLDIAAAPSGNGDSSGDSDGFSIPGFGLAGALLSAAIVARRRR from the coding sequence ATGCGGCTACATCTTGCGCTGGCACTGCTGGCAGCCGGAGCGCTGCTGCTGCTGGCGCAGCCGGCGGAGGGTGCCAGCGCCGACGCCGAGACGCCGCTCTACCTGAAGCGAGACGGTCTCGGTAACACCTTCAAGCTCAACGCCAAGGAACCGCAGGAGAACCGGTTGGGGTGGTGGAGCTGCAGCGAAGAGCTGAACCAGCAGGGGACGTTCTACCCGCTCTCCACGTGGGAACAGGGCCTCGGTGGTCAGGTCGAACTGGGTGAAAGCTATACCTTCACAATCTGGGTGGAGTCGACGAACGTCCAGGAGATCACTATCCGCTCGACATTATACCTCTTCGTCGTCGATGAGGGAGGAAACGCTACCCGACACAACCTCTCACGCGAAGAAGTATCTGAGGAAGCTGAGGCATTCCCGCCAGGCACCACGCTCAACGGAAACTACACAGTTGGGCCCGATTCGGAGCTGTCCCTGGATTATGGTGACTACCATATCGTGCCAGCTTTCTCCACTATAGGAATCGAGCTGGAGACCTCGATTACCTGGGCACCCGACACAGAGAACCGCACAGTTTACATCAAGGCCGACAGCCCCGACTTCAACTCGCAAATCATGGTGCGCATGCAGCCGGTATTCCTCAACCCCGAGGTGTTTTTCAGCAACGACCGCACCGACGAGCCGGGCGAGGATTCGCTCTACATCAAGGCGAGCGTCGTCGACGCGCTCGGAGTCATCGACGACTCGGGCTCCGGTTCGGTGGCGGACCTCGACCTCGGGAGCTTCAGCCTCGAAATCGAGGGCGTTTCCGGTGGGGGCAACTTCAACGACTCGGTCCGCGTCCGCGACCAGCATCCCTTCGCCAAATACATCGAAGGGCGCTGGCAATACCAGCAGGACTCCGGCATCAGCTCCGGTACTTACCAGATTACGATTTCGGTGACTGACATGCGTGGCAACATCTGGGAGGAGTCGGTCTCCTACGACCTGACCGTCGACGAGTTCGCCATCGAGCTTGAGCACGAGGATGGCGGCGGCGGCACTTACGACCTGCAGCTGCCGCGTGGCGGCAAGGTGGAGTACCGCGTCAAGGTCTGGAACCGCGGCAACACCGCCGACAGCTTCGAAATCGAGGTTGACGACGGCTCGCTTCCCAGTGGCTGGGAGGCGACACTGCTGACGCCCGGCGAATTTGACCTGCCGGTCGACCAGTACGATTACGCGCGCGTCCGCATCGAGGCGCCCGACGGCGCCGCTGGCGGCAGCAGCGCGACCGCACGGCTGGAGGTAACATCGCTCAACGACGGCTCGGTCAGCGAGCGCATGGACCTGCGGGCGACGGTGCGCACCTACGGCGCCGCAATCAGCGGGCTCGACGCGCGAATTGCGATTGACCCCGAGGCGCTCGATATCGACGGCCTCTACCGCTTCCCGGTCGGCGTGCGCAATACAGGCAACGACCGCGACAGCTACGACGTCACCGCCATCATCGGTCGCGGCGACTGGACCGTACGCATCGAGGAGGGTGGGCAGGCAGTGAACACCATCACCGTCGACCGCAGTAAGACCAAGCAGCTGGAAATCGTGCTCAAGCCGGTCAATTTCGAGAACAGTATGGGCGACGAGGTCGACTTCCGCTTCAGCGCCGAGTCGGTCCCGCCCGGCGACGGCAGCGCGCTCTTCGAGGCGAAGCTGGTCGTCGAAATCCCCATCGAGCGCGTAATTGACCTGATGATAGTGGCCGTTGACCTGCAAGTCAACGGCCGTCCCTACGCGCAGCTCATGCCGGGCGACCTGCAGGCGGGCGCACCGGTGCAGTTCCAGCTCGTAGTCAAGAATCTGGGCGGCCGCGGTGCCGACCCCTTTAGTGTCAAGCTCTACGTCGCGGGTCGGGTCGAGGCGAGTTACAGTGTTGATATGGGCCTCGCCGGTTTCGGCGAAGCGCTGGTGCTGCTCGAGTGGAGCAAGCCGGCCGCCGGGCTGGCGACGCTGCGGATTACGGCCGACCCCGACCTCGCCATTGATGACGAGCGCAACCGCGCCGACAACAGCTTCTCGCTCTCGCTCGATATCGCCGCCGCCCCGTCGGGTAACGGCGACAGTAGTGGCGACAGCGACGGCTTCTCGATTCCCGGCTTCGGGCTGGCGGGCGCGCTGCTCTCGGCAGCTATCGTAGCGCGGCGCAGGCGGTAA
- a CDS encoding amidohydrolase family protein: MILEGRIWHPQNGLTEGCVVVGDDGNIERVAKTMAGPKERVRGMLLPAGFDMHVHFRDPGFPQKETWASGSAAAACGGVTAVVDMPNTQPPTDSPAAFAAKAERAAAASVVDFGLGVSARPGISREAWFGKLPAAFWKLYPYGKSWDDYRATANEITAAGGRPLVIHGEHPSHIDMSPPRKLAEHTAHRRLAEAECLAGMPASPQLHVAHLSTADGLAGLPAGATAEVCPHHLLLNLDACDSIDCKVDPPLRTPRDNAALWAGFRDGRIAVLASDHAPHLPEEKASDNPPSGIPGVETMVPLMLQQVAADRLALGRLVNAMAEAPADRLGLARGRIAAGQPADLIEVDLKAARPVALEQLHSRAGWSPYEGWDAIFPQRVWRRGELVAADGELQETGGGQLLFTAQP, translated from the coding sequence GTGATTCTGGAAGGCCGTATCTGGCATCCGCAGAACGGGCTGACCGAGGGATGCGTCGTCGTCGGCGACGACGGCAACATCGAACGTGTTGCGAAGACCATGGCCGGCCCGAAAGAGCGCGTTCGCGGGATGCTGCTGCCCGCCGGCTTCGACATGCATGTCCACTTCCGCGACCCCGGCTTCCCGCAGAAAGAGACTTGGGCCAGCGGCTCTGCAGCGGCTGCGTGCGGCGGAGTTACCGCCGTCGTCGACATGCCCAACACACAGCCGCCGACCGACTCGCCCGCCGCGTTCGCCGCGAAGGCGGAGCGCGCCGCGGCGGCGTCGGTGGTCGATTTCGGGCTGGGCGTCAGCGCGCGCCCGGGGATTTCGCGCGAAGCATGGTTCGGCAAACTGCCGGCCGCCTTCTGGAAGCTCTATCCCTACGGCAAGTCGTGGGATGATTATCGCGCGACCGCCAACGAGATCACCGCTGCCGGCGGGCGGCCGCTAGTGATTCACGGCGAACACCCATCGCACATCGACATGTCGCCGCCGCGCAAGCTGGCGGAGCACACCGCGCACCGCCGGCTGGCCGAGGCGGAATGCCTGGCGGGGATGCCGGCGTCGCCGCAGCTGCATGTCGCGCATCTCTCGACGGCGGATGGCCTGGCGGGGCTGCCTGCGGGCGCGACCGCGGAGGTCTGCCCGCACCACCTGCTGCTGAACCTTGACGCGTGCGATTCCATCGACTGCAAGGTTGACCCGCCGCTGCGGACGCCGCGCGACAACGCTGCGCTCTGGGCGGGCTTCCGCGACGGCCGCATTGCGGTGCTGGCGAGCGACCACGCGCCGCACCTGCCCGAGGAGAAGGCGTCCGACAATCCGCCGTCGGGGATTCCCGGCGTCGAGACGATGGTGCCGCTAATGCTGCAGCAAGTCGCCGCTGACCGGCTGGCGCTGGGGCGGCTGGTGAACGCGATGGCCGAAGCGCCCGCCGACCGGCTGGGTCTGGCGCGCGGCCGCATCGCGGCGGGGCAACCGGCCGACTTGATTGAGGTCGACCTGAAGGCGGCGCGCCCGGTCGCGCTCGAGCAACTCCATTCACGCGCCGGCTGGAGCCCCTACGAGGGGTGGGACGCCATCTTCCCGCAGCGGGTCTGGCGCCGCGGCGAGCTGGTGGCGGCCGACGGGGAACTGCAGGAAACGGGCGGCGGGCAGTTGCTCTTCACAGCACAACCTTAA